TCCCGCCGGTGATCCCGCTCGCCGAGCGCCTGCCCGCCCCCGCCGCGACGACCCTCGCAAGGAGCTGACGTGCCCCGCTTCAGCATCATCGTCCCCGTCTTCAAGGTGCAGGGCTACCTGCGCGAGTGCCTCGACTCCGTGCTGACGCAGTCGTACCCGGACTTCGAGGTCGTCGCCGTCGACGACCGCTCGCCCGACGGCTGCGGCGCGATCCTCGACGAGTACGCGGAGCGCGATCAGCGGGTGCGCGTGCTGCACCTGGCCGAGAACATCGGCCTCGGCCGCGCCCGCAACGCGGGGCTGGAGCAGGCGCGCGGCGACTACGTCCTCTTCCTCGACAGCGACGACTTCTACACGCCGGGCCTGCTGGCCGCCGTCGCCGACCGGCTGAAGTCGGCCGAGGACCCGGACATCCTGGTCTTCGACCACGTGCGCACCCACTGGTGGGGCCGGGGCGGGCCGAGCGACGCCTCCGCGCTGCTGGCCGCGGCCGGGCAGGACGTCTTCAGCCTCCGCGAGAGCCCGCAGTACGTGCACCTGTTCCTGGTCGCCTGGAACAAGGCCTACCGCCGGGACTTCTTCCAGAAGCACGGGCTGCGGTACGCGCCCGGCCTCTACGAGGACGCCCCCGTCACCTACCGGTCGATAGTGCTCGCCGAGCGTATCGCCTGCCTGAACCGGATCGGCGTCGAATACCGGCAGCGCCGGCAGGGGGCGATCACCAAGACGCCGGGGCGCCGTCACTTCGACATCTTCCCGCAGTACGAGGGGCTGTTCGCTTTCCTGGAGGAGCGCGAGGACCTCGCCTGGGCCCGTCCGCTGCTGTTCGAGCGGGCCCTGGACCACATGCTGTACGTCATCGCCCGCGAGGACCGGGTGACCCCCTCCGACCGGGCCGCCTTCCACCGCGAGATGCGGGCCTTCCACCGCCGCCACTGCCCCGAGGGCTTCACCCCGCCCCAGGGCCCGCGCGGTACCGAGATGCGGCTGCTGGCGAGCACGCCCTACGCCTCGTACGCGGCCCTGCGCGGGGCACGCGGGGTGCGCAGGGTCGCCGGGGCGGGCAAGCGGCGGGTGGCGGCCAAGGTCTCGGCGTCGACGCAGGGCGCCTGGTACGCGGCCCAGTCGCGGCTGCCGCTGGATCCGCACCTTGTCGTCTACTCCTCCACGCACCACGCGGGTGTCTCGGGCGACCCGGCCGCGATCCACGCCAAGGCCCGCGAGATCGCGCCGCAGCTGCGCGGCGTGTGGGTGGTGCGCGAGGAGTCGGTGGCCGACGTGCCGCCCGGCATCGACTTCGTGACGCCCGGCTCCCGGCGCTACCACGCGGTCGTGGCGCGGGCCACGTACTGGGTGAACAACGTCAACTGGCCCGGCAGCCTGGTCAAGCGGCCCGGCCAGGTGCACGTCCAGACCCATCAGGGCACCCCGCTCAAGTACATGGGCGCCGACCTGCTCGGCAAGCCCGGTGCCCGGCACGGCTTCAGCGTGCCGAAGATGCTGCACCGAGCCGACCGCTGGGACCTGAGCCTGGTCGCCAACCGGCACTCGGAGCTGGTGTGGGAG
Above is a genomic segment from Streptomyces sp. SLBN-31 containing:
- a CDS encoding bifunctional glycosyltransferase family 2 protein/CDP-glycerol:glycerophosphate glycerophosphotransferase: MPRFSIIVPVFKVQGYLRECLDSVLTQSYPDFEVVAVDDRSPDGCGAILDEYAERDQRVRVLHLAENIGLGRARNAGLEQARGDYVLFLDSDDFYTPGLLAAVADRLKSAEDPDILVFDHVRTHWWGRGGPSDASALLAAAGQDVFSLRESPQYVHLFLVAWNKAYRRDFFQKHGLRYAPGLYEDAPVTYRSIVLAERIACLNRIGVEYRQRRQGAITKTPGRRHFDIFPQYEGLFAFLEEREDLAWARPLLFERALDHMLYVIAREDRVTPSDRAAFHREMRAFHRRHCPEGFTPPQGPRGTEMRLLASTPYASYAALRGARGVRRVAGAGKRRVAAKVSASTQGAWYAAQSRLPLDPHLVVYSSTHHAGVSGDPAAIHAKAREIAPQLRGVWVVREESVADVPPGIDFVTPGSRRYHAVVARATYWVNNVNWPGSLVKRPGQVHVQTHQGTPLKYMGADLLGKPGARHGFSVPKMLHRADRWDLSLVANRHSELVWERAYPCHFTSLRTGSPRNDVLVDAPAERGAAVRVRLGIPADDTVVLYAPTRREYRRGGHVDRIDLARFAADLGAGHTLVVRLHPSLASGTARGMGLADLHGRGVLVDATDEPHVEELMLASDVLVTDYSALMFDYANLDRPIVVHADDWGAYAASRGAYFDITAEAPGHVSRSYRELAWLFASGTWRDEESTGLRAAFRKRFCEFDDGRAAERVVRQVLLGESADGDEGAAASIPRAADGSARLPQYS